Proteins encoded together in one Apteryx mantelli isolate bAptMan1 unplaced genomic scaffold, bAptMan1.hap1 HAP1_SCAFFOLD_20, whole genome shotgun sequence window:
- the LOC136996117 gene encoding olfactory receptor 14A16-like, with the protein MAYDRYVAICRPLHYGTIMDSRACAKMAAAAWASGFLTAVLHTGNTFSMPLCQGNTVDQFFCEVPQILKLSCSESYLREVGLLLVTACLMLGCFVFIVLSYVQIFTAVLRIPSEQGRHKAFSMCLPHLAVVSLFVSTGIFAYLKPPSLSSPALDLVVAVLYTVVPPTLNPLIY; encoded by the coding sequence atggcctatgaccgctatgttgccatctgtagacccctgcactacggaacCATCATGGACAgtagagcttgtgccaaaatggcagcagctgcctgggccagtggtttcctcactgctgtgctgcacacggggaacacattttcaatgccactctgccaaggcaacacagtggaccagttcttctgtgaagttccccagatcctcaagctctcctgctcagaatcctacctcagggaagttggccttcttctggttactgcctgtttaatgcttgggtgttttgttttcattgtgctgtcctatgtgcagatcttcactgctgtgctgaggatcccctctgagcagggccggcacaaagccttttccatgtgcctgcctcacctggctgtggtctccctgtttgtcagcaccggcatctttgcctacctgaagcccccttccctctcctccccagctctggatctggtggtggctgttctgtacacagtggtgcctccaacactgaaccccctcatctac